TCCTCGATCGGGAGCAGGGCGCCGTGCTCGAGCATCACCCTGCCGGTATAGGCGATCATCGCCCCGTTATCGCCGAGGTACGTCCGCTCAGGCACCGCGAAGCGGGCACCGCGGTCTTCGCACATCTCGCGCAGCATCTCCTGGAGACGGCTATTCGCACCGACCCCGCCGACGAGGAGCACCTCGTCCTTCCCGGCGTGGGCGAGCGCCCGCTCCGTCACCTCGACGCACATCGCGAACCCCGTCTCCTGCAGCCCGTGGCAGACGTCCTCGATCGGCGCCTTGCTCTCCTGCGCCGCACTGATGAGACCGGAGAACGCGAGGTCCATCCCTTTGACCGTATACGGGAGTTCGATATAGTTCCCGTCCCGGGCGAACCGTTCGACCACCGGCCCGCCGGGGTGCGGAAGGCCGTGGCTCCGGGCGAACTTATCGAGGGCGTTCCCGATCCCGATATCGAGCGTCTCGCCGAAGATCCGGTACCTGCCGTTCAGGTACCCGAGCACCTGGGTATTCGCCCCGCTCGCGTAGAGGACGATCGGGTCGTCAAACCCGGTCGCCCACCGCCCGATCTCGACGTGCGCCACGCAGTGGTTCACGCCGACGAGCGGCAGGTCGAGGGCGAGCGAAAGCGCCCGGGCCGCGGTCGCAACGGTGCGCAGGCACGGCCCGAGCCCCGGCCCCTGCGAGAACGCTATCGCCTGCAGGTTTTCAGCGGCAGGCAGGACGCGGGCGATCACCTCCCGCATCACGGAGGCATGGTGCTGCGCCGCCTCGCGGGGATGAATCCCTCCGGTGGGAGGAGCGTACGGTGACGAGTGGAGCGCGACGAGGTCGTCTCCAAAAACAGCGGCGCTGAGGTTCCATGCTGTGCCTTCAAGTCCCAGCACCTCGCCGACCGGCGGCTTTAATTCAGGCATGAAACGGCCGATTGCTCCTATGGATTACTTATGAAAGACTGGTTATTCAATCGCCAGACCCGGTGAAAAGGTTCACACGTTGTTCCTGGAGACCGAGCCTCTCTGGTATCTACTTGTTAAATTCGGTATAGCCGCACTTGCCGCAGGCGCTGCGGTCAGGGTGCGCCGCCATCAGAACGCCGGGGCCGCACCGGGGGCAGTGCCGCTTCTGCAGGACTGCGCGGTCGCCCTCGACCGTGTAGCACGCTGAACGCTTCGCCATATTCAGGCCTCACTCTCGCCGGCGGCGGCTCCCCGCTTGAGCAGGTACTCGCGTTCGGTCTGCAGCTTGCTCTCTTCGGAGTCGTAGATCCGGGCAACGCCGGTCGCTTCCATCTTCCCGAAACGGGTCTTTAACGAATCGATCACGACCAGGTTCTCGTTCTTGTTCTGGAGCGCGGCAATCTTCTCGAGGATAATCTTCCGGGACGGGGTTGCGCCTTCGTAGGTAAGGGTAAACGCAAGCTCCCGCCGGTTTAACAGTTCGTTCCTCGCATCACGTGTGAATTCAAACTCCATCGGTATCCCTCAAATATTGTAGACATATTTATTTAAAACATAGGGCTCACCGGCTCATCCGGTGACGAAGAGGCGGAGCAGGGATGCCGCCTCTTCTTTCGCCTTCGCATCGACGATGCGCAGGACGACGCCCTCTCCGGGCTGGCCGTAGAGAACGGCCGAACCGATCGGAGCCGCGATCACCATCGGGATCACCCCGAGGTCTTCCTCGCCGTCGACGACAATGAGCCGTGGCGGATCGGCGACCGCTTCCTCGATCGCCGTAATGAGCTCGCCGGTTATCATCCCTGCAGGGTTCCAGGCGCCCACCCTCCGGCTCCGGAGGAGAGGCGACCGGGTGACGGGTGTCCGCATCGTAAACCCGTCGATAACGGCAACGTCGGGGGTGATGCCCAGTTTCACGAGGTTCTGCGTGACGACATCCCCGACGACGTAGATCTTCCGGCCTTCAAGCGCGGGGAGAAGGCCTGCGATGTCGGGATAGAGGACACCGAAGGGCTTTTTGAAACAATCCCGATGCTCGTCCGGAAGCCTGTACATCAGCGGACCTTCAGGGCGTACCGTCCGGCCATGGTGATCTTCATCTTCTTTGCGATCTCCGAGTGCTCGGGATCGATGATCACCAGGTAACCAGCCCAGTCTTCGCTTAAATTGGACGTTCCGCAGATCACGCAGGCCTCGCCGTCGACGACCCGGTGACACTCCCTGCAGACCCGCAGCTGCTTTTTGGCCTTACGCACCGCCATGGGCACCACTCCGCTCCTTCTCCCGCTCGAGCTCCTCTTCCAGCCACTTCTCGGTGCCAAGCCCGGACTGCCGCATGGTGAGGCCGATCTTGCTCTCCCGGGGCTCCCGCTCGTTCAGCGAAAGTGCCACGATACGTGCCCGGACACCGTCGCCGACCGCGATGTAGCGTTTCGACTCCTGGCAGATCAGGCGGGCGTTCTTCTCGTCGTAACTGATGTAGTCGTCGGAGATCTGGCTCACGTGCAGCATCGCGTCGATAGGCCCGAGGCTCACGAACGCACCGAAACTGGTCGTCTCGACGACCTGCCCCTCGATGACCTCCTGCAGGGCGAGGCGGAGCACCAGCGCTTCGAACCGGACGTCGTAGTATACCGCCCCGTCCCCGGGGATCAGTTCTCCCTGGCCGACGTTCAGTATCTTCGTGACGGCAATGTAGATGCCGATCTCTTTTGTAATGCTTCCTTCGAGCTGCTCCTGCAGCACATTCAGGATAACTTTCTCAAGATCCTCACCGAGGCGGCTCGGGGGAACCCGAACCTTATCCTCCAGCGTCATTTTGAAATACATGTTATCTATCCCCGGATCAATTCCAGCGTCTTCTGTTTTCTCATCGTAACGACGGCGATACCCAGGCGGAGCAGGGTCTTTCTGAGATTTCTGTCGTTGGTGACAACGATGCAACCTTCCCGCTCGGCATACTCGACCATCCGTTCGTCGACGTACCGGCGGTCGCTCATGCTCGGGACGATCGTCGAACGGCCTGCCATGGCAAGGCCGATACGTGCGGCGGCAGCGTCTTTCCCGCGGCCCCGGGCGAGGCCCGAGAGCTCGGCGACCACATCTTCGAGCGTAACCGCGTCATAATCTCCGACAAGCATGCGGAGCTCGTCATAGATGTCGATGCCAAACTGTCCCGGCATCATCAGGGCGTTGGCGTCCAGCAGTACTTTCACTCGGTCAGGACTCCCATGCCGATCAACCGCCATCGTCCCCCTACCTGCCGGCTGATGGCAATGCGTGCACCGATCTCCGCACAGACCGGCCGCTTGAGCAGAACCTCGATCGTGTCTTTCTTCGTGTTCACCACGACACCGACGGTCACCGCCGTGCCGACGGAGAGCATGAGCGGTTCTTTATGCTTCAGCGGTTCGATGAGCTGCTCGCTGTCGGAACCGACGACGCGGTCCATCAGCGTCACCTCGAACTTCATCCTCTCCCAGACGGGAGGCAGTTTATCGACGTGCCCGGCCACCTGTCCCGCAAGCGTGTCGCTCTTCGTGAGAGACGGATCGAGTTTCGTCGCGAGACCAAGCAACCCGCCCGGCGTCGCCTCGGTGACCTTGATAGAACCGGCGTTGATGGAGGTGACCTTCGTCGTTATCGGTTCCCACTTCGTCCGGTTCTCGACCTGGAGCTGCCGGCCGGGCCGGATCTCGATATCGTCGCCCTCTTTGAGAATACCCCGGGTCAGCGACCCGCCGATAACGCCGCCCTTCACATCCCGCCAGCTGCAGCCGGGTTTGTTGATATCGAACGACCGTGCGATGAGCATGATCGGTTCGTCATCGGGGTTCCGCTCGGGTTCGGGGATCGTCTCGTCGAGAGCCTGGATCAGGGCGCCGATATTGATCCCCTTCTGTGCCGAGACCGGGATGATCGGAGCGTTCTCCGCGATGGTGCCCCTCACGAACTCTTTTATCTGCTGGTAGTGCGCCACCGCCTCGGTCTGGGAGACGACATCGATCTTATTCTGGACGATGACGATATTCTGTATCCCGATCAGTTCAAGCGCCATCAGGTGCTCTTTCGTCTGGGGCTGGGGACAGGCCTCGTTAGCGGCGATAACGAGCATCGCTCCGTCCATGAGTGCCGAACCGGAGAGCATCGTCGCCATCAGCGTCTCGTGGCCGGGTGCATCCACGAAAGAGACTGTCCGGAACGCCTCTACCTTCGACCCGCACTTCGGGCACTCCGGGGTGCTCACATAGGCATCAAAGCCCTCGCACCCCTCGCACCGGTAAAATGTGGCGTCGGCATACCCGAGTCGGATGGAGATACCTCGCTTGATCTCTTCACTATGCCTGTCCGTCCAGACTCCCGTCAATGAACTGACAAGCGTGGTCTTGCCGTGATCGACATGACCTACAAGCCCAATATTGACACCCGGAATGTGTACATCACGCAAAAGTACTCGAACCTCCTTACTCTATATATGGTGACACTACTTATACATAATCAGTGATGGTTATCGAATCGCTCCCTTTTATGAATTACACGTTTTCCTGATCTACTCCATACAACAACGCGAGAGGAAACATACTTCGTATGAAAAATCTTGCCGAAACGAGGGAAAGTTTAAACATTGCGTACGAGTAATACAACAGTGAACACGAGTATGACAGGTGATGCAGAACTATCACGAATCGGGATCTCGCTTCCGAAGAACCTGCTTGACAAATTCGATGAAATTCTGACCCTTCGGGGATATTCGTCCCGTTCGGAGGGGATACGGGATTCAATTCGGAGTTATATCACGCACTACCAGTGGATCTCCGATGTCAAGGGCGAACGCCAGGGCGTCATCACCATGGTCTACGACCACGACCAGCGGGGACTCCTGCAGACGCTCACCGAGATCCAGCACGACTACGCGGGGATCATCCAGGCTTCGCTCCACTCGCACGTGACGCATAACAAATGCCTGGAAGTCATCCTGATCCGGGGCGACGGAACGGAACTCAAAAATATCGCCGAGAAACTGATGTCGCAGAAAGGAGTGGAATCGGTCAAGCTGACGACGATTCCGATCGCCGATTAACCGCCTCCTTCGCAGCTCTGGTCGGTGGTCACCCAGGCCTCTTTGAGCCTCTCCGCAAACTCTTTTTCCTGCTCGACGAACGTATCGATATTCCGCTCTTCTTCGTGTCTCCGCTCGACGGGACCCGCCTGCCCGATGACAACGAGCTCGTCCACCAGGTAGAAGAGATGGGTGCTGTCGAGCTCGGCGTACTGTCTGCCGTCTATCTCCGCGAGCGCGAGGACGGTACCCGACGTCCCCGTCCGGGGATACCGCACCGGAATACCGACTGCAACCTCGTCAACCTTCATACGGTAGGATCTAATCTGCTAAACTATAAATGATCCCCTTGCCTGATCTGTACCAATGAAGTGCACCATCCGGCAGGTTCAGAAGCGCTACTTCGACGGTACGCACCGGTTCAAATCCCCCGAGGAGACATACGCCGATATCGCCCCGCTGATGGATCAGGCAGGGGTCACCGAGGTCGTCGATATCACCCACCTCGACCGGCTCGGCATCCCGGTCTACTCCGCCTCCCGGCCGAATGCCGCTCCGGGATCGGTCAGGGTGCATGCAGGGAAAGGGAAGGAGCCTATCCACGCGGAGGTCTCCGCCATGATGGAGGCGCTCGAACGCTACTGTGGCGAGTACCGCGGCGACCGCATGGATTACGCGACCTACGGGGAGATGGGCATTCACCGGGCGGTCGACCCCGAAGACCTCCTCATCCCGCGCCGGATCGGGCAGCATGAGAAGATCCACTGGACTCCCGGGTGGGACATCCTGAACGACGAAGAGGTCTACCTCCCGAGCAACGCCGTCTTCCACCCCTACGACACCCTCGGCATGACGACGCCGATCTTCCGGAGCGATACGAACGGGCTTGCCTCCGGGAACGTCCTCGAAGAGGCGATCCTCCACGGCATGCTCGAGGTGATCGAACGGGCTGACTTAAGCATCGCCGAAGAGCGCCGCTCGCTCGGTCGGCGCCTCGTCATCGGGCACGACTGCCCGGCGCGGGAGGTTATCGACCGGTTCGAGGAGAACGGCATCGAGATGCACCTCTGGCTGCTTGCGGGGAAGACAGGGATCCCGACGGTTGCCGCGGCGGCGGACGATACCGTCACCCGCGACCCCGCCATGCTCGTCATGGGCTCGGGGACGCACACCTGCCCCGAGATCGCCGCGCTCCGTGCGGTCACCGAGGTGGCGCAGAGCCGGGCGAGCTACCTGCAGGGCGGCCGTTCGGATCCGCAGCGCGAACTCTTCATGCAGAAGGTCGGCTACGACCGGTTCAAGCGGATCAACAAAATGTGGTTCTGCGAGGCAGAATCCGTCGATATCGCGGATCTGCACGATTACAGCACCCCGTACTTCGACGAAGATATCAGGCGGACCCTGCAGGAAGTCGGCGAGCACGCGGACCGCGTCTGCGTCTGCGATCTCTCCCGGACACCGGTGCCGGTCGTCAGGGTCGTCATCCCCGGGTTCGAGGTCTCGCATATCGATAAGGATCGGCGCCGGCAAGCTCCCCGAAATCAATAAAACTGCACTTTTTTCAGGATGGAGACGATCTCATCCGTCGCATGCCGGACGGGCTCCGTCTCCGCCCCCGCAAGGTCGGTACGCCTCCCCTGCAGGGCACCGAAGATGTTCCGGATCGCTTCGCCATGGCTGGGCCCGTATCCCCCTTCGAGGACGAGGGAGAGGGGCATATCAATTTCGTCGATCAAAAGGCCGGTCAGTACCTGAAAGTCCGAAGGAACGAGCAGCATCCGGCCGTGCTCGTCGTCGAAGAGGGGATCCTGGCCTGCCGAGACGATCAGAACGTCGGGTCTGAAGCGGTTGATCGCGGGAATGAAGACGTCCCGGAAGACGGCCAGGTAGTCGGCGATGGTCGAACCCGGCAGGAGCGGGGCGTTGAGCGTATACCCCCGCCCCCGGCCGGCGCCGACCTCGTCCACCCATCCGGTCTTCGGAAAACTGTCCGCCTCGTGGACGGAGCAGTACAGCACCCGGTCGCTGCCGTAAAAGATTGCCTGGGTGCCGTTCCCGTGGTGCAGGTCCCAGTCGAGGATCGCGACGCGGTCGACGGATTCAAGCGCCCGTGCCGCCGCCACCGCGGCGTTGTTGAAGATGCAGAACCCCATCGCCCGATCGGCCTCGGCGTGGTGGCCGGGCGGGCGCACCAGGGCAAAACAGTGTTCTCCATCGAGCGACCGGTCTACCGCGAGCGAGGCCGAACCGGCGGCGTAGGAAGCCACGTCGAAGGACTGGCCGGTGACGTAGGTGTTCGCGTCGAGGTAGTAGGTTCCGCTCGTAAACTCACGGATCCACCGGACGTGCTGGGGGCGGTGAACCCGCTCGAGGTCGGCAACCGACGCCCTGACCGGGTCGCGCCACTTCAACCCGTCCGGGACGCCGGAGAGCACCGTCCGGAGACGGGCGCCGGACTCGGTGTGGTGCTCCATGTCGTGGCGGGCAAACACATCACCGTAAACTACCGAGCACCTCATCGCACGTCAGTTGATAGAGCTCCCCTGCAGGATAGCATCTTCGGTGACGTCGAACGTGAGCGTTGTCCCGGCGATCCGGTACGGTCCGGTCGCCTTCACCTCGCCCTGCCCGCCGGTCGTGGCATACGGAACGACAAACGTACCGTTGACGCTCTCCTGCCGGTAGGTGAAGGTTCTGCCGGTGTTGGTGACGATCGGAACCTCGATCGTGCCCTCGCCCGCGATCGTCGCACCCGGGACGTACTCGAAGATCTTGACGTACTTGATGCCGGCCGGATAGCCGGAGAGGCCGAGCGGGGACTCGTGGACGAGCCGATAGTGCTGCAGGGCACTCACCCGTCCGGTCGGGGCATTAATAGTGGTGCTGACGACCGTCGCGTGCGACCCTGCCGGTGCGTTCTTATTGAACGCCTCGACGGCCGCGCTGGCTGCAGACGCATCCATCATCTGCGAACTCGTGATCACGGGAAGAGAGGTTCCGGCAAGGCCCGCGTCGCGGTACTCGACATAGAAGACCGACGAGGGTTCGGCCATCGAACCGTCGAAGTTGTGCAGCCGTGAAACCATCGTCTCGTAGTAGTTCTGGTTGAAGGGTGCGACGGCGGTGTAGGAGGTCGACCCCGGCGCCGACGGCATCAGGAACTGCGGTTGGAAGGGTGTTACGCCCGCCGTGGCGTTCGCCCAGGTGGCCATCGCCCAGAACTTCCCGGTATCCATCTCGATATCGGTGATGACGTAGCGGACACCGAGCAGATCGGAGATCTCGTTCGCGGTCTCTTCGGAGGTCGCGGTGAAGTAAGCCGCCGCTCCGTACTGCCCGGCGACGCCCCGCTGGAACGGATTGGCGGTTGGGATCCGTTTCGAGATGAAGGTTATCCAGTGGCCGTAGTCCCACCAGGAGATCACGCCGTAGGCCTCCTCCGGGTAGGTGTAGGAGTTCGTGTCGATCGCGTAGTAGTCGACGCCGGTCTCGGGAGTGTTCTCCCCGAACCAGGCGAGCGACTCCTGCCACTGCGAGTTCATGCTGCCGTAGTGGGCGCTCGAGGAGAGGGCGATATCGCTCATCGTGGAGGAGGCGGCGAAGAGGAGACCGACGGCGACGACCACCGCCACCGCTCCGACCTTCAGGTAGTCGGGCTGGTGCTTTGCGGCGGCTTTCGGTTTCTGCGGTTTTGCTCCCTTCTGCCCCTTCTTCGAGGGCTCGGCAGGGGTATTCCCACCGTCCGGTGCCGGGGGAGACGGCTCCGTTCGGGCACCGACGAGACGGCGGATCTCCGGCCACCCGGCATCCACGACAAAGCCGATGAAGATCGCCGAGAGGAGCGCGATGTTTGCGGCGAGGTAGTACTCGTATCTGATGTGGGCGATCGTCGAGTAGAGGATGATCACCGACCAGATGAGGACGAAGACCTGTGCGGGATGCTCTTCGCGCCGGTTCCGGTAGAGGAGCGCCGCAAATCCGCCGACCATCAGCAGGAGGCCCCAGTGGAACGTCCGCCAGGCATCGTCGAAACTCCATGCCCGGGCTTCCTGGACGGTCGTCGTGATCGCCTGCGAACCGAAGAATGCACCGATGCTGCCCATGATGATATTAAAGAAGTCAGGAGCGGCGGCAAAGACGGCGAGCAGCCCGACAACGGCGATCCCAACGATGGAGAGGGGGTAGAGGAACTTCTGCTTTCCCTGCAGGTACGCGGCAAGGCCGTACAGGAGGAACGTGCCGACGATCACGAGGAGGTAGGCGATGACGTGCATCATCGAGTACTGGGAGAGGCTGAAACCCGGATGCGGCATCCCGAAAACGAACATCCCGAGGATAGCGACGCCGAAGACCACCAGGTTCAGAAACGCCAGGTACTCGCCCGTCCTGCCGCGGTAGTAGTCCCAGATGAACTGCACGAGCGTAAAGAGCCCCACGATCAGGGCGAAGAGCACCATCGTCGGCATCGTGTAGAGGCCGAGAAGGTAGGCGATCCCGGCGAAAGCCGCAAGGAGAGCGGGCTTTTTGAGCGTCTCGAACTTCCGGATATCGAACTCCGGGCTTCGGACGGCACCAAGCGCGACGATATACGCCAGGACGAAGAGCGTCGCGAAGAGCACCTCCGCGATGTGGTGGTCGACGAACCCGAAGAGCGACCGGTAGACGTACTGCCCTGACACGACGGCGATCAGGCCTGCCGAGAGGAGACCGGTCTTCCAGTCCGCCATCTTCGCGCCGAGGCCGTACATGACCGGCACCATGGCCGCGGCCATCAGCGGCGGGACCCAGGAGGCCACGACCATGATATCGGGGCGGGCGCTAGCACCTGCGAGGATCGAGAGCGTCGAGATGATGTAGATGAAGAGCGGACCCCAGTAGACCGTCTCCCCGTGCGGGAAGTGGGTCATCGCGTCGAACCAGGCATAGCCGGGGTAGTTCGCGATCGTCTGCTCGACCTGCCGGAGATTGTACCAGGGATCGTTTCCGAGGAGATCGACCCCGGCGGCGGTGATCATCTGATCCGCGGCGATAACCCGTATCCAGAGCGCGAACACGGAGAAGATGATGAGTAATGCGATAATGATATACGTCCGGTACTTAGTCAGTTCTGCTCGAGCCATCAGACCCTCCTTCTGTCACGTTTCTGTTTCTCTGTACACCGTTAATAAAGTTGGCCTGTTGCCGGAGTGTCGCGACCGAAATCGGGCTTAATTCAGGCGGAACCCGTAATTCTCTCGAATATCTCCTCAAATGCTGCAGCTTTGTTCCGCCAGCTGTGTTCGCTGACAAGGGCATCGTAGCAGACAGGCCTTTCTGCAATCTCGAGGACTTTCGAAGCGAATTCGTCCGGCGTCCGGTAGATGAAGAGATGCTCACCGCCCATCCGGATCATGTCGGGGATCGGTGTTGAAAGAATGGGTTTACCGCAGGCCGAGTACTCGAAGTACTTGTTCGGGAGAGCGATATCGATCCACTGCGGCGGTGAGAGCGGGACGGTGCAGAGATCCATCGGTGCGATGTAGGCAGCCATATCCCGGTACGCGACCGCCCCGGTGAAGACGACCCGGTCCGCGATACCGAGCTCCCGTGCGAGTTCCTTGAGTTCTTCCGAGTAGTTCGTGAAGAGCGACCCGCCGACGATCAGGAGGTATGCGTCCGGCCGGGCGGCGAGAACCCGCCGGAATGACCGGATAACCTCGTCGAGAGCATACCACCGCTCGATTGCACCGGCAAACCCGAGGACGAAGGCATCTTCGGGGATATCGAGGGAGGAACGCATCGCCCGGCCGTCCATGGGGCGGAAGAGGTCGGTGTTGACACCGTTCGTGATCAGCTCGGCCGTATACCCGTAGCGCCGGAGTTTCTCAACGAGCCCGGGGGAGACCGTCGTGATGAGATCGCTCCGGTCGAGGTTGTAGCGGGTGATCGCGAGCACGCCGCTCCGGAGCGCCCACTGCAACGCGGGGTTCTTGTAGTAGGCCGCCGCGGAGTCGGGGAACCAGTCCTTGAGATCGAAGATGACCGGGACATCGTACTTCTTCGCGGCGTGGATCATCGCCGTCCCGGCGAGGACGTGAGCACCGACCACCACGTCGATATCGTTCTCCCGGATGATATCGCGGAGCACCCGGTAGTGGTGGGGAGCGTTTAAGGTATAGTGGAAGAGCGGGCTTTCGACCGGGTACTTCGTCGCCTCGTGGACGACCAGCCTCGTCTCCCGTTCAGGGCCGCGGCTGACGTGGAAGTGCGGAACGTGCACCTCGTGGCGGATAGCGAGCTCCTCGAAGATATTGTGATGCCGGGAGGGGATCGGGTGGTGGATGTAGTCCTGGGTCGAGACGAGAAGGATCTTCATGGGTTGTCACTGATAGACTTCAGGCTTGCAGCAATGCGGGCGAGGTCGTCGTCCGTCACCAGCGGGTGGACGGGGAGACTCAGCACGGAGGCCGCGAGCCGTTCGGAGACGGGACAATGGCAGCCTTCCGCCACCTCCCGGTAGACGGGCTGAGCGTGGATCGGGATCGGGTAGTGGACGGCGCTCCCGATCCCCTCCTCGTGCAGGCGCTGCATCAGGTCGTCCCGCGAGAGCGGGAACGACGCCGGCACCGTGACCACGTACTGGTGGTAGACGTGCCGCACGCCGTCCATGCGGTGCGGCGGGAGAAGGCCGCTTTCGCGGACGCACCGGTCGAGGGCGGCGGCATTATGGATCCGCCGCTCGTTGAAGCCTTCGAGCCGCGAAAGCTGGACGAGGCCGACGGCGGCGCCCATGTCGGTCAAGCGGAAGTTGTAGCCGATGGCGGTGTGCAGGTACTTTCTGCTCTGGCCGTGGTTGATGTAGAGCCGGACCCGCTCGGCGAGCGCGGGGTCGTCCGTCGTGACCATGCCGCCTTCACCGGTGGTCATGTTCTTTGTCGGGTAGAACGAGAAACACCCGAAGTCGGCGAAGCCGCCGACCCTTTTGCCGCGGTAATCGGCGCCGTGCGCCTGCGCCGCGTCCTCAATCAGGAGGAGGCCGTGGTCGTCGCATATCTCGCGGAGCGGTCGGACGTCGAAGGGCTGGCCGTAGAGGTGGACACCGACAACCGCCTTCGTATCGGGGCGGAGCGCCTCAAGGACGGCATCGGGGTCGAGCGTGAACGTCCGCTCGTCGACGTCGGCAAAGACCGGAGCCGCTCCGGTCATCGAGACGCTCGTCGCGGTCGCGATGAACGAGAACGACGGGACGACGACCGAGTCGCCCGCCCCGATACCGGCCGCGAGGAACCCGGCGTGGAGAGCGGTCGTGCCGTTGCTGGTCGCGACCGCGTGCCGGACATCGGAGTATTCGGCGAATCGGCGCTCGAACTCCGTGACTTTCGGGCCGGAGGCGATCATTCCGGATCGCATCACCTCCGCGACCGCGGCGATCTCCTCCTCCCCGAGATAGGGTTTTGCGACGGGGATGTACGTCATCGCCGCTCCGCACCGGGAGGGAGGTCTCTGAACCGTGCCGGCGACCCGACCGCGAGCGTCCGCGGCGGGACGTCCTTCGTCACCACGGCACCGGCGGCGACGAACGCCCCTTCGCCG
This sequence is a window from Methanoculleus taiwanensis. Protein-coding genes within it:
- a CDS encoding histone deacetylase family protein gives rise to the protein MRCSVVYGDVFARHDMEHHTESGARLRTVLSGVPDGLKWRDPVRASVADLERVHRPQHVRWIREFTSGTYYLDANTYVTGQSFDVASYAAGSASLAVDRSLDGEHCFALVRPPGHHAEADRAMGFCIFNNAAVAAARALESVDRVAILDWDLHHGNGTQAIFYGSDRVLYCSVHEADSFPKTGWVDEVGAGRGRGYTLNAPLLPGSTIADYLAVFRDVFIPAINRFRPDVLIVSAGQDPLFDDEHGRMLLVPSDFQVLTGLLIDEIDMPLSLVLEGGYGPSHGEAIRNIFGALQGRRTDLAGAETEPVRHATDEIVSILKKVQFY
- a CDS encoding oligosaccharyl transferase, archaeosortase A system-associated produces the protein MARAELTKYRTYIIIALLIIFSVFALWIRVIAADQMITAAGVDLLGNDPWYNLRQVEQTIANYPGYAWFDAMTHFPHGETVYWGPLFIYIISTLSILAGASARPDIMVVASWVPPLMAAAMVPVMYGLGAKMADWKTGLLSAGLIAVVSGQYVYRSLFGFVDHHIAEVLFATLFVLAYIVALGAVRSPEFDIRKFETLKKPALLAAFAGIAYLLGLYTMPTMVLFALIVGLFTLVQFIWDYYRGRTGEYLAFLNLVVFGVAILGMFVFGMPHPGFSLSQYSMMHVIAYLLVIVGTFLLYGLAAYLQGKQKFLYPLSIVGIAVVGLLAVFAAAPDFFNIIMGSIGAFFGSQAITTTVQEARAWSFDDAWRTFHWGLLLMVGGFAALLYRNRREEHPAQVFVLIWSVIILYSTIAHIRYEYYLAANIALLSAIFIGFVVDAGWPEIRRLVGARTEPSPPAPDGGNTPAEPSKKGQKGAKPQKPKAAAKHQPDYLKVGAVAVVVAVGLLFAASSTMSDIALSSSAHYGSMNSQWQESLAWFGENTPETGVDYYAIDTNSYTYPEEAYGVISWWDYGHWITFISKRIPTANPFQRGVAGQYGAAAYFTATSEETANEISDLLGVRYVITDIEMDTGKFWAMATWANATAGVTPFQPQFLMPSAPGSTSYTAVAPFNQNYYETMVSRLHNFDGSMAEPSSVFYVEYRDAGLAGTSLPVITSSQMMDASAASAAVEAFNKNAPAGSHATVVSTTINAPTGRVSALQHYRLVHESPLGLSGYPAGIKYVKIFEYVPGATIAGEGTIEVPIVTNTGRTFTYRQESVNGTFVVPYATTGGQGEVKATGPYRIAGTTLTFDVTEDAILQGSSIN
- a CDS encoding glycosyltransferase encodes the protein MKILLVSTQDYIHHPIPSRHHNIFEELAIRHEVHVPHFHVSRGPERETRLVVHEATKYPVESPLFHYTLNAPHHYRVLRDIIRENDIDVVVGAHVLAGTAMIHAAKKYDVPVIFDLKDWFPDSAAAYYKNPALQWALRSGVLAITRYNLDRSDLITTVSPGLVEKLRRYGYTAELITNGVNTDLFRPMDGRAMRSSLDIPEDAFVLGFAGAIERWYALDEVIRSFRRVLAARPDAYLLIVGGSLFTNYSEELKELARELGIADRVVFTGAVAYRDMAAYIAPMDLCTVPLSPPQWIDIALPNKYFEYSACGKPILSTPIPDMIRMGGEHLFIYRTPDEFASKVLEIAERPVCYDALVSEHSWRNKAAAFEEIFERITGSA
- a CDS encoding DegT/DnrJ/EryC1/StrS family aminotransferase, which codes for MTYIPVAKPYLGEEEIAAVAEVMRSGMIASGPKVTEFERRFAEYSDVRHAVATSNGTTALHAGFLAAGIGAGDSVVVPSFSFIATATSVSMTGAAPVFADVDERTFTLDPDAVLEALRPDTKAVVGVHLYGQPFDVRPLREICDDHGLLLIEDAAQAHGADYRGKRVGGFADFGCFSFYPTKNMTTGEGGMVTTDDPALAERVRLYINHGQSRKYLHTAIGYNFRLTDMGAAVGLVQLSRLEGFNERRIHNAAALDRCVRESGLLPPHRMDGVRHVYHQYVVTVPASFPLSRDDLMQRLHEEGIGSAVHYPIPIHAQPVYREVAEGCHCPVSERLAASVLSLPVHPLVTDDDLARIAASLKSISDNP